The following coding sequences are from one Caballeronia sp. SBC1 window:
- a CDS encoding amylo-alpha-1,6-glucosidase — protein METKEQQQAKQALSDRQASDIAREAAHGPAHDDMPDPIRSTAGVREVPPSTPVANTDGAFIATEHTNYANERQFVLKAGNTFVVNDANGDIRGNDDGLFVNDTRVLSQLRLTFGGRSPSLLSGSVSSDNAVFTAHLTNRPLPLIGGATTPEGVIHVERRRVLSRHVLHEAIVLTNYGTEPATVPLSINFAADFHDMFEVRGSTRPKRGEMREPCIEDGEVVLRYTGLDEVERTARIQFSPAPHSLSVNRADYVLLIQSETAMSIYLSITAVTHALSDASAESKKIAEEGAECAPESGRPAIREALVDAHRRMRDRRRSVARVRSSNPLFSEWIDRSLADLGLLTTDLETGPYPYAGIPWFSTAFGRDAIITSLQMLWIDPSLARGVLRFLAAHQAREDSAFRDAEVGKIMHETRNSEMAATGEVPFAMYYGGVDSTPLFVALAGAYAERTGDMGLIDELWPALQLASQWIAGHCDKNEFGLLSYQRATEAGLANQGWKDSGDSVFHADGSFPIGPISLVEVQAYASTAFATMARFSRQRNAPEQALAYEQRAQNIRERVETMFWMPESEFYGIALDGKGELCKVLASNAGHLLAFDLVERSRGEAVARQLESTLFNTGWGVRTLAAGQPRFNPMSYHNGSVWPHDSAMCARGLARYGDRGGAVRLLQALFEAAVTFDMRLPELFCGFTRQRGERPIGYPVACLPQAWAAGSPFMILEACLGVTIDAEHQEVRIDRPQLPDGIDWLEIGDLRVGDKTVSITFRRVGGQVVPSIEGDIRVVAVL, from the coding sequence ATGGAAACGAAGGAACAACAGCAAGCAAAGCAGGCGCTCAGCGACCGACAGGCCAGTGATATCGCTCGCGAAGCTGCCCATGGCCCCGCTCATGACGACATGCCCGATCCAATCCGCAGTACGGCCGGCGTTCGCGAGGTTCCTCCGTCGACGCCCGTTGCAAACACGGACGGCGCATTTATCGCAACTGAACATACGAACTACGCGAACGAGCGTCAATTCGTGCTCAAGGCCGGCAATACCTTCGTGGTCAACGACGCGAATGGCGATATCCGCGGCAATGACGACGGTCTTTTCGTGAACGACACACGCGTGCTGTCACAGTTGCGCCTGACCTTCGGCGGACGCTCGCCGTCGCTCCTGTCCGGCAGCGTGTCGAGCGACAACGCCGTGTTTACCGCGCATCTGACCAACCGGCCGCTGCCGCTCATCGGCGGGGCGACCACACCCGAGGGCGTGATCCACGTCGAGCGCCGCCGGGTGTTGTCGCGGCACGTGCTGCACGAAGCCATTGTGTTGACCAACTACGGCACGGAACCGGCCACCGTGCCGCTTTCGATCAACTTCGCCGCCGACTTCCACGACATGTTCGAAGTGCGTGGGTCCACCCGTCCGAAACGCGGAGAAATGCGCGAGCCGTGCATTGAAGATGGCGAAGTCGTGTTGCGCTATACGGGCCTGGACGAAGTCGAGCGGACCGCGCGCATCCAGTTTTCGCCTGCGCCGCATTCGCTCTCGGTCAATCGCGCGGATTACGTACTGCTGATCCAGTCGGAAACGGCCATGTCGATCTACTTGTCGATCACGGCGGTCACACATGCGTTGAGCGATGCCAGTGCGGAGAGCAAGAAGATCGCCGAGGAAGGCGCCGAATGTGCGCCGGAATCGGGGCGGCCGGCGATTCGCGAGGCACTTGTCGATGCCCATCGACGCATGCGCGATCGGCGGCGTTCAGTGGCGCGTGTGCGCTCGAGCAACCCGTTGTTCAGCGAATGGATCGATCGTTCGCTCGCCGATCTCGGTTTGCTGACGACTGATCTCGAAACGGGACCGTATCCGTACGCGGGTATTCCGTGGTTTTCCACGGCTTTCGGGCGCGACGCCATCATTACTTCGCTGCAAATGTTGTGGATCGATCCGTCGCTTGCCCGCGGCGTGCTGCGTTTTCTCGCGGCGCATCAGGCGCGCGAGGACTCTGCATTTCGCGATGCGGAAGTGGGCAAGATCATGCACGAGACCCGCAATAGCGAAATGGCTGCGACGGGCGAAGTGCCGTTTGCGATGTACTACGGCGGGGTCGACAGCACACCGCTGTTCGTTGCGCTGGCGGGTGCATACGCTGAACGAACAGGCGACATGGGGCTGATCGACGAATTGTGGCCCGCGCTGCAACTGGCCTCGCAATGGATCGCGGGTCATTGCGACAAGAACGAATTCGGCTTGCTGAGCTACCAGCGCGCAACGGAAGCGGGCCTTGCCAACCAGGGCTGGAAAGACAGCGGCGACTCCGTGTTTCATGCCGACGGTAGTTTCCCGATCGGACCGATCTCGCTGGTCGAAGTCCAGGCTTATGCATCCACCGCGTTTGCCACCATGGCCCGCTTCTCAAGGCAACGCAACGCGCCCGAGCAGGCGCTGGCTTACGAGCAGCGCGCGCAAAACATCCGCGAACGCGTGGAGACAATGTTCTGGATGCCCGAGTCGGAGTTCTACGGCATTGCGCTCGATGGAAAGGGCGAGCTGTGCAAGGTGTTGGCTTCGAATGCGGGGCACTTGCTCGCTTTTGACCTCGTCGAGCGCAGCCGCGGTGAAGCAGTCGCGCGCCAGCTTGAGTCGACCTTGTTCAACACTGGCTGGGGCGTCCGCACGCTGGCAGCAGGTCAGCCGCGTTTCAATCCTATGTCGTACCACAACGGCTCCGTGTGGCCGCACGACAGCGCCATGTGCGCTCGCGGACTCGCGCGCTACGGTGACCGCGGCGGTGCAGTGCGTTTGTTGCAGGCATTGTTCGAAGCGGCCGTCACGTTCGATATGCGCCTTCCCGAGCTATTCTGCGGCTTCACCCGGCAACGTGGCGAGCGGCCGATCGGCTACCCGGTCGCGTGCTTGCCGCAAGCCTGGGCGGCTGGATCGCCGTTCATGATCCTCGAGGCCTGTCTCGGAGTGACGATCGACGCCGAGCACCAGGAAGTGCGTATCGACCGGCCGCAGTTGCCGGACGGTATCGACTGGCTCGAGATCGGTGACCTGCGGGTTGGGGACAAGACCGTGTCAATAACCTTTCGGCGCGTGGGCGGGCAGGTCGTGCCGTCGATCGAAGGCGATATACGAGTGGTGGCAGTGCTTTAA
- a CDS encoding AraC family transcriptional regulator, translating into MALNETADSAIDPPNHANHAVNGVASAPLDPGLDHARLDLVALLDRFTADTTGTCQTAVHGLFLHRVVHCGGPSHGIQTPALGVIAQGSKRIMVGDELYVYDPMHYLVSSVDLPVMGQVTGATEDNPYLGMRLDLDVEEITKLIRDESLPPSTPADASRGLYVNRLGTSMLDAVLRLLRLLDTPEDIPILAPLVKREILYRLLMNGPGARLRQIALQDSQTQRIAKAIMLLRQHFDQPLRVESIARDVHMSVSSLHHHFKAVTAMSPLQYQKQLRLQEARRLMLIDMTDAATAAHRVGYESASQFSREYSRLFGAPPLRDTRKWRETAGA; encoded by the coding sequence ATGGCCCTGAATGAGACGGCGGATTCCGCCATCGATCCTCCGAACCACGCTAATCACGCTGTCAACGGCGTGGCATCTGCGCCGCTTGACCCGGGCCTTGATCACGCCCGGCTCGATCTGGTCGCGTTACTGGACCGCTTCACGGCAGACACCACCGGCACGTGCCAGACGGCGGTGCACGGTTTGTTCCTGCACCGGGTCGTGCATTGCGGCGGCCCGAGCCACGGCATCCAGACGCCGGCGCTTGGCGTGATCGCGCAAGGGTCGAAGCGGATCATGGTAGGCGACGAACTGTACGTCTATGACCCCATGCACTATCTGGTTTCATCGGTGGATCTGCCGGTGATGGGGCAGGTGACGGGCGCGACCGAGGACAACCCGTATCTGGGCATGCGGCTTGATCTCGATGTCGAGGAAATCACGAAGTTGATTCGCGACGAAAGCCTGCCGCCGTCCACACCCGCGGACGCCTCGCGCGGGCTGTATGTCAACCGGCTCGGCACATCGATGCTCGACGCCGTATTGCGCTTGCTGCGCCTGCTCGACACACCCGAGGACATTCCGATTCTCGCGCCGCTGGTCAAGCGCGAGATCCTGTATCGGTTGTTGATGAACGGTCCCGGCGCACGCTTGCGTCAGATCGCGCTGCAGGACAGTCAGACACAGCGCATCGCGAAAGCGATCATGCTGCTGCGCCAGCACTTCGATCAGCCTTTACGCGTGGAGTCGATCGCGCGCGACGTGCATATGAGCGTCTCGTCGCTGCACCATCATTTCAAAGCCGTCACGGCAATGAGCCCGCTGCAATACCAGAAGCAGTTGCGGCTTCAGGAAGCGCGCCGCCTGATGCTGATCGACATGACCGATGCAGCGACAGCGGCGCACCGCGTGGGGTACGAGAGCGCGTCGCAATTCAGCCGCGAGTACAGCCGCCTGTTCGGTGCGCCGCCATTACGCGACACCCGCAAATGGCGCGAGACTGCAGGTGCGTGA
- a CDS encoding GNAT family N-acetyltransferase, translating into MPFTPLKVTTPMPMPFTLRRLTAADASAYRDIRLEGLARHPDGFGSAWEDEAEQSLAWFQQRIESAAVFGGFLSDNSELAGVAGLMVPQGAKLRHKGVLMGMYVCPAARGTGMALALVQAVLSHARTVVEEVQLTVAPHNEAAQRLYRSAGFVEYAREPRSLKIDGKYQEAVLMTLPFQPVVS; encoded by the coding sequence ATGCCGTTCACGCCGCTCAAGGTAACTACGCCCATGCCCATGCCATTCACCCTCCGCCGTCTCACTGCCGCCGACGCCAGTGCTTATCGCGACATCAGGCTAGAAGGTCTCGCCCGGCACCCCGATGGTTTCGGGTCGGCGTGGGAAGACGAAGCCGAGCAATCGCTCGCGTGGTTCCAGCAACGGATCGAGAGTGCCGCCGTGTTCGGCGGTTTTTTAAGCGACAACAGCGAATTGGCGGGTGTGGCAGGATTGATGGTGCCGCAAGGCGCGAAACTGCGGCACAAGGGCGTGCTGATGGGCATGTACGTTTGCCCGGCTGCTCGCGGCACAGGAATGGCGCTGGCGCTTGTTCAAGCCGTCTTGAGCCACGCACGCACGGTCGTGGAAGAGGTTCAATTGACGGTTGCGCCGCATAACGAAGCGGCGCAACGACTGTATCGCTCGGCGGGATTCGTTGAGTACGCGCGTGAACCGCGTTCGCTAAAAATTGACGGCAAGTATCAGGAGGCGGTACTCATGACCTTGCCGTTTCAACCTGTCGTTAGCTAA
- a CDS encoding sulfite exporter TauE/SafE family protein, which yields MSFPHIDLLYSASGLGVGFLVGLTGVGGGSLMTPLLVLLFGIHPATAVGTDLLYAAATKATGTLVHGIKGSVDWRITGRLAAGSIPAAAITLVLLHRYGLNTPAAARVIQLVLGSALLVTAVSLVFRPQLARLAYKTGMAREAKGKPPAASRETRRVAWTVLTGAILGVLVSITSVGAGAIGVTVLLLLYPRLPTARIVGSDIAHAVPLTLIAGTGHWLLGSVDLGLLLSLLVGSLPGIVLGSMLSSRAPEVLLRNVLAATLVIVGVKLVLS from the coding sequence ATGTCTTTTCCGCACATCGACTTACTGTATTCAGCATCCGGCCTCGGCGTCGGCTTCCTCGTTGGCCTGACCGGCGTAGGCGGCGGCTCCCTGATGACGCCGCTGCTCGTGCTCCTGTTTGGCATCCACCCGGCCACCGCGGTCGGCACGGACCTGCTCTACGCAGCTGCGACCAAGGCAACCGGCACGCTGGTCCACGGCATCAAGGGGTCCGTGGACTGGCGCATCACCGGCCGGCTGGCGGCGGGAAGCATCCCTGCGGCGGCGATCACCCTGGTCCTGCTCCACCGGTACGGGTTGAATACACCCGCCGCCGCCCGGGTGATCCAGCTCGTGCTGGGCTCCGCGCTGCTGGTTACCGCTGTCTCGCTCGTATTCCGTCCGCAGCTCGCGCGCCTGGCCTACAAGACCGGGATGGCCCGTGAGGCAAAAGGAAAACCACCGGCTGCGAGCCGTGAAACCCGCCGAGTGGCCTGGACCGTGCTCACCGGCGCAATCCTGGGCGTGCTGGTGTCGATCACCTCGGTCGGCGCGGGCGCCATTGGCGTGACCGTTCTGTTGCTGCTCTACCCGCGCTTGCCGACCGCGCGGATAGTCGGGTCGGATATTGCGCACGCGGTTCCGCTCACGCTGATTGCGGGGACCGGCCACTGGCTGCTCGGTTCCGTCGACCTGGGCCTGCTACTGTCCCTGCTCGTGGGTTCGTTACCAGGGATCGTGCTGGGCAGCATGCTTTCCT
- a CDS encoding aldo/keto reductase, with the protein MRNKKFGNTGLFVSELCLGTMTFGEGGMWTNIGGLQQADADTLVGRALDAGINFIDTADIYADGTSEIMTGQALKNLKVPRENVVVASKIHGETGTKGINSRGASRYHIIDGVKASLKRLQLDHIDLYQLHGFDTATPIEEALRALDNLVQHGHVRYIGVSNWAAWQIAKALGISERLGLARFESLQAYYTIAGRDLEREIVPMLKSENLGLMVWSPLAGGLLSGKYKRDGSTTEPGRRTNFSFPPVDMDRAFDCIDAMTQMAEAKGVTVAQIALAWLLHQKVVTSVIIGAKRIGQLDDNIAATQVKLNDDELAALDEVSQLAQEYPGWMFARQGEYRLNQLRESSAG; encoded by the coding sequence ATGCGCAACAAAAAATTCGGCAATACCGGCTTGTTCGTTTCAGAATTGTGCCTCGGTACGATGACGTTCGGCGAAGGTGGCATGTGGACCAATATTGGCGGCCTGCAACAGGCGGACGCGGACACGCTTGTCGGCCGGGCGCTGGATGCGGGCATCAACTTCATCGATACCGCCGACATCTACGCCGACGGCACGTCGGAGATCATGACCGGCCAGGCGCTCAAGAACCTGAAAGTGCCGCGCGAAAACGTAGTGGTCGCCAGCAAGATCCACGGCGAAACCGGCACGAAAGGCATCAATTCGCGCGGTGCGTCGCGGTATCACATCATTGACGGTGTGAAGGCGAGCTTGAAACGCCTGCAACTCGATCACATCGATTTGTATCAGCTACATGGCTTCGATACCGCCACGCCAATCGAAGAAGCGCTGCGCGCACTCGACAACCTCGTGCAGCACGGCCATGTCCGGTACATCGGTGTATCGAACTGGGCGGCGTGGCAGATCGCCAAGGCGCTTGGCATTTCGGAGCGGCTCGGCCTCGCGCGTTTCGAGTCGCTGCAGGCGTATTACACGATTGCCGGGCGCGACCTGGAACGTGAAATCGTGCCGATGCTCAAGAGCGAAAACCTGGGCCTGATGGTCTGGAGTCCGCTTGCGGGCGGTTTGCTGAGCGGCAAATACAAGCGCGACGGCAGTACGACAGAACCGGGCCGGCGCACGAATTTCTCGTTTCCGCCGGTGGACATGGACCGCGCGTTCGACTGCATCGACGCCATGACTCAGATGGCCGAAGCCAAGGGCGTGACCGTGGCGCAAATCGCACTCGCGTGGCTGCTGCACCAGAAGGTGGTGACGAGCGTGATTATTGGGGCGAAGCGGATCGGGCAACTCGACGACAACATTGCAGCGACGCAAGTGAAGCTGAATGACGACGAACTCGCCGCACTCGATGAAGTCAGCCAACTCGCCCAGGAATATCCGGGCTGGATGTTCGCGCGTCAGGGCGAATATCGCTTGAACCAGCTGCGGGAATCGAGCGCCGGCTAG
- a CDS encoding cation diffusion facilitator family transporter, whose product MKEESPKAIFYALAANFGIAVCKFGAAAFTGSGSMFAEAIHSTADCGNQLLLLFGLKRSQAPADVLHPLGSGREIYFYSMLVALLLFFVGGAFSVYEGVHRIARHEAVSNPIVALIVLGISVVLESFSLAGALREIRKTSGNKSLWRWFRETRESELIVVTGEDVAALAGLAIAFCAVLMTMVTGNPVYDAAGSIGIGVLLMVIAYLVAREVKSMIVGESASPEVRRAIDAHLRARPEIVRVINLITLQWGKQIVVAVQAEMVDYDSGRAMVDAINVIEADLQRAFPEARWVFFEPDIPRVAEARA is encoded by the coding sequence ATGAAAGAAGAATCGCCGAAAGCCATTTTCTACGCGCTCGCAGCCAACTTTGGCATTGCCGTCTGCAAGTTTGGGGCGGCCGCGTTCACCGGCTCCGGCTCCATGTTTGCCGAAGCCATCCACTCGACTGCCGACTGTGGCAATCAGCTCCTGTTGCTGTTCGGCCTCAAGCGTTCACAGGCTCCCGCCGACGTGTTGCATCCGCTCGGCTCGGGCCGCGAGATCTACTTCTATTCCATGCTCGTCGCGCTTCTGCTGTTCTTCGTCGGCGGCGCGTTTTCGGTGTATGAAGGTGTGCACCGGATCGCCCGGCACGAAGCGGTCAGTAACCCGATTGTCGCGCTTATCGTACTGGGAATATCGGTCGTGCTCGAGTCGTTTTCCTTGGCTGGCGCGTTGCGCGAGATTCGCAAGACATCAGGAAATAAGTCTCTCTGGAGATGGTTTCGCGAGACGCGCGAGTCCGAATTGATCGTGGTCACGGGCGAAGATGTCGCCGCGCTTGCGGGTCTCGCCATTGCGTTCTGCGCCGTGCTGATGACCATGGTTACCGGCAATCCTGTCTACGACGCAGCCGGGTCAATTGGCATTGGCGTGCTGCTCATGGTGATTGCGTACCTGGTCGCCCGTGAAGTGAAGTCGATGATCGTCGGGGAATCGGCGAGTCCGGAAGTGCGCCGGGCAATCGATGCGCACTTGCGCGCGCGCCCGGAAATTGTCCGCGTGATCAACCTGATTACGCTGCAATGGGGCAAGCAGATCGTGGTGGCCGTGCAAGCGGAAATGGTGGACTACGACAGCGGCCGCGCAATGGTCGATGCAATCAATGTGATCGAAGCGGACCTGCAGCGCGCGTTTCCCGAAGCACGCTGGGTCTTCTTCGAGCCGGATATTCCCCGCGTGGCCGAGGCGCGCGCCTGA
- the selD gene encoding selenide, water dikinase SelD, with product MTDIKLNATPSPRLTSLSHGGGCGCKIAPGVLADLLKRNVPLPFFPDLLVGNDTADDAAVYRLNDEQAIVATTDFFMPIVDDPFDFGRIAATNALSDVYAMGGKPILALALVGMPINVLPHEVIAAVLKGGESICAEAGIPVAGGHSIDSVEPIYGLAAIGIVHPKRVKRNASARPGDVLILGKPLGVGVLSAALKKDQLDTAGYAAMIAATTKLNRPGADLAVLDAVHALTDVTGFGLLGHTLELSRGAGLTARLRYADLPWLPGVEAFAKAGVVTGASGRNWTAYGHDITLASSLHDVARNLLTDPQTSGGLLVSCAPEAVDEVLAIFRADGFDQAAVIGEMIDGEGRVEVV from the coding sequence ATGACTGACATCAAGCTGAACGCAACCCCGTCGCCCCGATTGACCAGCCTGTCCCACGGTGGCGGCTGTGGCTGCAAGATCGCGCCGGGCGTTCTCGCCGACCTGTTGAAACGCAACGTGCCGTTGCCGTTCTTTCCCGACTTGCTGGTAGGCAACGACACCGCCGACGACGCGGCGGTTTATCGTTTGAACGACGAGCAGGCGATTGTCGCCACCACCGACTTCTTCATGCCGATCGTGGATGACCCGTTCGACTTCGGCCGTATCGCCGCGACCAACGCACTCTCCGATGTCTATGCCATGGGCGGCAAACCAATCCTCGCGCTCGCGCTCGTTGGCATGCCAATCAACGTGCTGCCGCACGAGGTGATCGCGGCCGTGCTGAAGGGCGGCGAGTCGATCTGCGCCGAGGCGGGCATCCCCGTCGCGGGTGGGCATTCCATTGATTCCGTCGAGCCTATTTATGGCCTGGCGGCAATCGGCATCGTGCATCCGAAGCGCGTGAAGCGTAACGCCTCGGCTCGCCCAGGCGACGTGCTGATCCTCGGCAAGCCGCTCGGCGTGGGCGTGTTGTCGGCGGCGCTGAAGAAGGATCAACTCGATACCGCCGGCTACGCCGCAATGATCGCCGCCACGACCAAGCTGAACCGCCCGGGCGCGGATCTCGCCGTACTCGACGCCGTGCACGCGCTCACCGACGTGACCGGCTTCGGCTTGTTGGGCCACACGCTGGAGCTGAGCCGCGGTGCTGGACTGACAGCACGCCTGCGATACGCCGACTTGCCGTGGTTGCCCGGCGTGGAAGCGTTCGCGAAAGCGGGCGTGGTCACCGGGGCGTCCGGGCGCAACTGGACCGCATACGGGCACGACATCACGCTGGCGTCGTCATTGCACGATGTGGCCCGAAATCTGCTCACCGATCCGCAGACTTCGGGCGGCTTGTTGGTGTCGTGTGCGCCCGAGGCGGTTGACGAAGTGCTCGCCATCTTCCGCGCGGACGGCTTCGATCAGGCTGCAGTGATCGGAGAAATGATCGATGGCGAAGGCCGCGTGGAAGTCGTCTAG
- a CDS encoding 4-hydroxybenzoate 3-monooxygenase: MRTQVGIIGAGPAGLLLSHLLHLRGIESVVLEARSRGDIESTIRAGVLEQGTMDLLNEAGLGARMLAEGSVHHGFELAFEGQRRRIALTELTGHSITVYAQHEVIKDLVAARVAADGALKFGVSDVSLHDFDDAPGSTRPRIRYRHEGFEHELECDFIIGCDGSQGVARGSMPQAMRHDYQRIYPFGWFGILVEAPPSAHELIYARHDRGFALVSTRSPNVQRMYFQCDPKDSVDAWSDDRIWSELHARVDTLDGWQITEGRIFQKNIVGMRSFVSTPMQSGKLFLAGDAAHIVPPTGAKGMNLAVSDVRVLTAALQAFYEEGASDKLDRYTETALKRVWRAEHFSWWMTRMLHKLDDTSPFEQRLQVAELEHVTTSHAAATALAENYVGSVAV, encoded by the coding sequence ATGCGTACACAAGTCGGCATTATTGGTGCGGGTCCTGCGGGCCTTCTGCTCTCCCATCTTCTCCATCTTCGCGGTATTGAATCGGTCGTGCTCGAGGCACGCAGCCGAGGCGATATCGAATCCACTATTCGTGCAGGCGTTCTCGAACAAGGGACGATGGATCTACTGAACGAAGCCGGGCTCGGCGCGCGCATGCTGGCCGAAGGTTCGGTCCATCACGGCTTCGAACTCGCGTTCGAAGGGCAACGCCGGCGCATTGCTCTGACCGAACTCACCGGCCACTCGATCACGGTCTACGCGCAGCACGAAGTCATCAAGGATCTGGTCGCGGCCCGCGTTGCGGCCGACGGGGCGTTGAAATTCGGCGTGAGTGACGTGTCGCTGCACGATTTCGACGATGCCCCCGGTTCTACCCGGCCGCGCATCCGTTACAGGCACGAAGGGTTCGAGCACGAGCTGGAGTGCGACTTCATCATCGGTTGCGACGGCTCGCAAGGGGTTGCGCGAGGCTCAATGCCCCAGGCAATGAGGCATGACTATCAGCGTATTTATCCGTTCGGCTGGTTCGGGATCCTGGTCGAAGCGCCGCCTTCCGCGCACGAGTTGATTTACGCGCGTCACGACCGCGGTTTCGCGCTTGTCAGCACCCGTTCGCCGAACGTGCAGCGCATGTACTTCCAATGCGACCCGAAGGACTCCGTCGATGCCTGGTCCGACGACCGCATCTGGTCCGAGCTTCACGCACGCGTGGACACGCTGGACGGTTGGCAGATCACCGAGGGGCGGATCTTCCAGAAAAACATTGTCGGCATGCGCAGCTTTGTCTCCACACCGATGCAATCCGGCAAGCTGTTCCTAGCCGGCGACGCCGCGCACATTGTGCCGCCCACCGGCGCAAAAGGCATGAACCTGGCGGTGTCCGACGTTCGTGTCCTGACCGCCGCCTTGCAAGCGTTCTACGAGGAAGGCGCGAGCGACAAACTGGATCGCTACACCGAAACTGCCCTGAAGCGTGTCTGGCGCGCAGAGCATTTCTCGTGGTGGATGACCCGGATGCTGCACAAGCTCGATGACACCTCGCCCTTCGAACAACGCCTGCAGGTGGCTGAACTCGAACACGTGACCACGTCGCACGCCGCCGCCACGGCGCTGGCCGAAAACTACGTCGGCAGCGTCGCGGTTTAG
- a CDS encoding BspC domain-containing protein, with product MKSLPLVLGLILCASLYQLSHAQESPDPSQEDYAYLTRMHVPQPVIRCVAAFDRWVALTPKYDTFIVPDRRVLSAKIDNDTTIFSPVNPIPVDEVIAMRAFAKVRGGSQWTRVDSRCGVRDGRVVGVSLSPNVRPKIVR from the coding sequence ATGAAATCTTTACCTCTTGTTCTCGGCTTGATCCTCTGTGCATCGCTGTATCAACTCAGTCACGCTCAGGAATCGCCTGATCCCTCGCAGGAAGACTACGCTTACCTAACCCGCATGCACGTCCCTCAACCGGTGATCCGCTGCGTGGCAGCGTTCGACCGATGGGTCGCGTTGACGCCCAAGTACGACACGTTCATTGTTCCCGACCGGCGTGTGCTAAGTGCAAAGATCGATAACGACACCACTATCTTCAGCCCGGTCAACCCCATTCCCGTAGACGAAGTGATCGCCATGCGCGCCTTTGCCAAAGTTCGCGGAGGGTCGCAATGGACGCGCGTAGACAGCCGTTGCGGCGTGCGCGACGGCCGCGTGGTCGGCGTTTCGCTCAGCCCAAATGTAAGGCCCAAGATCGTTCGGTAA